One window of the Nitrospirota bacterium genome contains the following:
- a CDS encoding Hsp20/alpha crystallin family protein has product MTKEKKRGKEEGLDIDLGVVKFSLGGLFKGVEKIMDLAADLKEAGGEVKKEGEIDLEHIKKGMKGIFGISIKTAVGGEPVVESFGNIKKTSEGSKVEEVREPIIDLFDESEEIVIMAEMPGINEGDINLDLKDGILDISAWSVDRKYRKEVLLPAKVKAETLTSGYKNGILEIRIKK; this is encoded by the coding sequence ATGACTAAAGAAAAGAAGAGAGGAAAAGAAGAAGGTTTGGATATTGATCTTGGTGTTGTCAAATTCAGCCTGGGAGGGTTATTTAAAGGCGTAGAAAAGATTATGGACCTTGCTGCTGATCTGAAAGAGGCCGGCGGTGAAGTAAAAAAAGAAGGTGAGATTGATCTGGAGCATATTAAAAAAGGGATGAAGGGTATATTCGGTATCTCTATAAAAACTGCGGTTGGGGGAGAACCGGTAGTCGAATCATTCGGTAATATCAAAAAGACATCAGAAGGGTCCAAAGTTGAGGAGGTGAGAGAACCTATTATTGACCTGTTTGATGAAAGTGAAGAGATTGTTATTATGGCAGAAATGCCGGGTATAAATGAGGGGGATATAAACCTTGATCTGAAGGATGGTATTCTTGATATTTCTGCATGGAGCGTGGATAGAAAATACCGCAAAGAGGTCTTACTTCCTGCAAAAGTAAAGGCTGAAACACTCACATCGGGTTACAAAAACGGTATCTTAGAGATAAGAATTAAGAAATAA
- a CDS encoding ankyrin codes for MKNTNVIKGLNVIKTMQNTKRRSVGKVQASPYLDLYILNKEKERLFKEDERLNLRNKVIKMRIDEINKGIKGLQNSAVTVKTSVGKENKGGVKRKWKRMSLGY; via the coding sequence ATGAAAAATACGAACGTGATAAAAGGGCTTAATGTAATTAAGACTATGCAGAATACGAAGAGGCGTTCTGTTGGAAAGGTTCAGGCTTCACCATATTTAGATCTGTATATACTCAATAAAGAAAAAGAGAGGCTGTTTAAAGAAGATGAGAGACTTAATTTGAGAAATAAAGTAATTAAGATGCGTATAGATGAGATAAACAAGGGTATAAAAGGGCTTCAAAATAGTGCGGTTACTGTAAAGACGAGCGTGGGAAAAGAGAATAAGGGAGGAGTTAAAAGGAAGTGGAAAAGGATGTCTTTAGGTTATTGA
- the gvpN gene encoding gas vesicle protein GvpN: MIDEMPTVLEPTPLSDFVETRYIKDITKRTMAYISAGLSVHLRGGSGTGKTTLAMHIAGKIKRPVVMIHGDEEFTTSDLVGGEHGYRVRKVVDRFISRVLKTEEDMVKRWVDNRLTIACKYGFTLIYDEFTRSRPEANNILLSILSERMMDLPVGRDGGEPYLKVDPNFTAIFTSNPEEYAGVHKSQDALRDRLITIDVDCFDRETEVAITRAKSNLTKKDAERIVNIVRGLRESEICEFAPTVRGCIMIARTVKVLNLTPSMLNGTFIRICQDVLASETSRGGSKVNQNRVKEVVKGLVEKYS; the protein is encoded by the coding sequence ATGATTGATGAAATGCCTACAGTATTAGAACCGACTCCTTTATCGGATTTTGTTGAAACAAGATACATTAAAGATATTACTAAACGTACTATGGCCTATATTAGTGCCGGCTTATCTGTTCATCTGAGAGGCGGGTCAGGGACCGGCAAGACTACACTGGCCATGCACATAGCAGGTAAGATTAAAAGACCTGTTGTTATGATACATGGAGATGAAGAGTTCACTACGTCTGATTTGGTTGGAGGGGAGCATGGTTACAGGGTTAGAAAGGTTGTAGACCGTTTTATTTCAAGGGTCTTAAAGACAGAGGAAGACATGGTTAAACGCTGGGTTGATAACCGACTTACCATTGCATGCAAGTATGGATTTACCCTGATATATGACGAGTTTACCAGGTCAAGGCCTGAGGCAAATAATATACTGCTCTCTATATTGAGCGAGAGGATGATGGATTTGCCGGTGGGAAGGGATGGTGGTGAGCCGTATTTAAAGGTAGACCCTAATTTCACCGCTATCTTTACATCGAATCCCGAAGAATATGCCGGTGTTCATAAAAGCCAGGATGCCCTCAGAGATAGGCTGATAACAATAGATGTAGACTGTTTTGACCGCGAGACAGAGGTTGCAATAACCAGGGCCAAATCCAATCTTACTAAAAAAGATGCTGAGAGGATAGTAAATATTGTCAGAGGATTGAGGGAGTCAGAGATATGTGAATTTGCCCCGACTGTCCGTGGCTGCATTATGATTGCCAGGACAGTAAAGGTACTGAACCTTACCCCTTCAATGTTAAACGGGACATTTATCCGGATATGCCAGGATGTCCTGGCATCTGAAACAAGCAGGGGTGGTTCAAAGGTGAATCAAAACAGGGTAAAAGAGGTAGTTAAGGGTCTTGTTGAAAAGTATAGTTAA
- the gvpA gene encoding gas vesicle structural protein GvpA: MAVEKTIGSSSLVEVIDRILDKGVVIDAWVRISLVGIELLAIEARVVVASVETYLKYAEAIGLTASAAAA, encoded by the coding sequence ATGGCTGTTGAAAAAACAATAGGATCATCCAGTCTGGTTGAGGTAATTGACCGTATACTGGACAAGGGGGTTGTGATTGATGCATGGGTACGAATCTCTTTAGTAGGTATTGAGTTGCTCGCTATCGAGGCAAGAGTAGTCGTGGCATCGGTCGAGACCTACCTGAAGTACGCTGAAGCTATAGGTTTAACTGCATCAGCGGCTGCTGCATAG
- a CDS encoding sigma-54-dependent Fis family transcriptional regulator, with protein sequence MNRDLPYIIIVDSDDSINRSLSMLFRDYFYVATTTSVREGIEITKRNHPFLAVVELKMSGAGGLEVLRELKKIDSAIKVIIMSAYGKVSDSVEVFKEGAIDFLIKPFDSLKLLENVRRLAASLDYEKELSQPQIKGIVGESPAIKHTWDLVKRFAPSDVRVLLHGETGTGKELFARVIHGMSSRKKGPFVPVDCSALPAPLFESEMFGYEKGAFTGAISRKEGLFESANMGTLFLDEIENIPLSAQAKLLRVIQEHKVIHLGSRRYCPIPLNIRIIAATNIDLEEESHKGNFRSDLYYRISEATVKLPPLRERHGDIRRLINYFLAQCSREEHKSVGITDETMGLLEKYHWPGNIRELENVIKSSFLLSDDYINPCHLPDKIAASTAINTHLLTPEHPAPDGLQKYPAYYESVDIKIIRKTVTEDSERQAIIQVMKDHPFINKTHLATLLKVDPKTLRSKLRKYGFAQ encoded by the coding sequence ATGAATAGAGATCTACCATACATCATTATTGTAGACAGTGATGACAGCATAAACAGGTCATTATCTATGCTCTTCCGTGATTATTTTTATGTAGCTACTACAACCTCTGTAAGAGAAGGGATTGAGATAACAAAGCGGAATCACCCTTTTCTTGCCGTGGTTGAATTGAAGATGTCAGGGGCCGGCGGCTTAGAAGTTTTAAGAGAGTTAAAAAAGATTGATTCCGCAATTAAAGTTATAATCATGAGTGCGTATGGTAAGGTAAGTGATAGTGTAGAGGTATTTAAAGAGGGTGCTATTGATTTCCTTATTAAGCCATTTGACAGCCTGAAGCTTCTTGAGAATGTACGACGATTAGCTGCTTCGTTAGATTATGAAAAAGAGTTATCACAACCGCAGATAAAAGGTATTGTTGGAGAAAGTCCGGCAATCAAACACACATGGGACCTCGTCAAGCGGTTTGCACCTTCTGATGTAAGGGTTCTCTTGCATGGAGAGACAGGAACCGGTAAGGAACTTTTTGCAAGGGTTATTCATGGCATGAGCAGCCGCAAAAAAGGGCCGTTTGTGCCTGTAGATTGTTCTGCCTTGCCGGCTCCTCTTTTTGAAAGCGAGATGTTTGGTTATGAAAAAGGCGCATTTACAGGGGCAATCAGCAGAAAGGAAGGATTATTTGAGTCCGCCAATATGGGGACACTTTTTTTAGATGAAATTGAAAATATTCCTCTTTCTGCCCAGGCCAAGCTGTTGAGGGTTATCCAGGAACACAAGGTTATCCATCTAGGCTCAAGGAGGTATTGCCCTATACCCCTTAATATCAGGATTATAGCAGCTACGAACATTGATCTGGAAGAGGAATCCCATAAAGGAAATTTTCGCAGTGACCTTTACTACCGGATAAGTGAGGCAACTGTCAAATTGCCGCCTTTGAGAGAAAGGCATGGCGATATCCGTAGGCTGATAAATTATTTTCTGGCACAATGCAGCAGAGAAGAGCATAAATCTGTGGGTATTACGGATGAGACTATGGGCCTTCTTGAAAAATATCACTGGCCGGGAAACATCCGTGAACTGGAAAATGTAATTAAAAGCTCTTTTCTTCTATCCGACGATTACATCAATCCATGTCATCTGCCGGATAAGATAGCTGCATCTACCGCTATTAACACCCATTTGTTAACTCCGGAACATCCAGCTCCTGATGGTTTACAAAAATACCCTGCTTATTATGAATCCGTGGATATAAAAATCATCAGGAAAACTGTTACTGAAGACTCTGAACGTCAGGCAATTATTCAGGTGATGAAAGACCATCCGTTCATCAATAAAACACATTTAGCCACACTATTAAAGGTTGATCCAAAGACGCTCCGTTCCAAATTAAGGAAATACGGATTTGCTCAGTGA
- a CDS encoding flavin reductase family protein, which yields MKLEKDIAKAGFYQYYPVVPAVVVIKSGDALDAMACAWHVALSFDPPLFGVAISPKRYSYKLLKKSGEFTANFLTFDNIGIIAAVGRTSGKDTDKFSEYKINTLPSSVIETPLLKAAYAAYECKVVKSYKTGDHVLFIGEILAIHQTGKAFDKKNRIPDLKSVTPALYLGVDHYIAIKSFGEVKVGKEEVMAGGSRGKKR from the coding sequence ATGAAATTAGAAAAAGATATTGCAAAGGCAGGGTTTTATCAATATTATCCGGTTGTCCCTGCTGTAGTTGTCATTAAATCCGGCGATGCATTGGATGCAATGGCATGTGCATGGCATGTTGCACTATCCTTTGACCCGCCCCTTTTTGGAGTGGCCATATCTCCGAAAAGGTATTCATACAAACTGCTTAAGAAGAGTGGTGAATTTACTGCAAACTTTCTTACGTTTGACAACATCGGGATAATAGCAGCCGTTGGAAGGACATCAGGTAAGGATACTGATAAATTCTCTGAATACAAGATAAATACACTGCCATCATCAGTCATAGAAACACCTCTGCTTAAAGCTGCGTATGCTGCTTATGAATGTAAAGTTGTTAAAAGCTATAAGACAGGCGACCATGTCCTATTCATAGGAGAAATCCTCGCAATTCATCAGACAGGAAAGGCATTTGATAAAAAGAACAGGATACCTGATTTGAAGAGCGTAACACCCGCATTATATCTCGGTGTTGATCATTATATTGCGATAAAGTCATTTGGAGAGGTTAAGGTGGGGAAGGAAGAGGTAATGGCAGGGGGGAGCAGAGGCAAGAAGAGGTAA